The sequence below is a genomic window from candidate division KSB1 bacterium.
CGGAAGCTGTCGGCGTAAAGGATCTGTGGCCGCAGGGGGTACCCCCCTGCAAAGGAATGATGGCCTAGAGCCCGCGCGTACATCGCAGGGAAAGGCGGAGCAGACTGGAGCTGTGTGACTGCTGTCGAGGCAACCAGGCGGTAAGATTGCGCGAGGAGGTGTGCCCTATGAACGCGCGAAGAGTGTTGTTGTGCGCCTTGTTGCTCGGCCTGGCCTGCGCCAGGCACCCGCAAGGAGCAGTGTACGTCGGCTCTACCGACAAGCTGGTGTTTGGCTTTGACGAGAATGGGAGGGTGCTGTGGAAGTCCTCATTGGGAGGCTTCCGAGCATGGAAGTTCAGTGACTCCATGTGGCTTGCCCACAGCATTGACCCGCCAATTCTCGTAGCCCTGGAACCCAAGACTGGAAAAGAGCTGTGGCGCTGGTCTGCTGAGGGCCTGCTCGTGGGAGTAGGCGGCGACAGCATCCCACCAGATTGCACCTTGGTGGCCTGCACGGTGGAAACCGCCACCGAAATGGTGCACGTCCGACTGCATCCAGAGACAGGGCAGGTACTCGCGAGCTGGAGCCGGCCCAACGAACTGCCCTGGCGACAGCCGCGCCCAGGGGCCATGTGCTCAGCTGAGGGGCTCCAGAAGCTGATTGCGGTCGTTTTCTCTTCTTCAAGCGCCTTTGGCTTTGACGAGAACGCGAAAATGGTCTGGCGCCTTCCCTTCCGTCCGGAAGAAAACCCCTGCCATCTTGACCCCCGGCTCGTCATCCTGCGCACGGAAATGGGCCTTCGGGTCGTTGACCGGCAAACGGGCACCGTGCTGTGGGAAAGACAATACCCCTCATCCATCGAGTTTGTGAGTGCGGGCAGGGACTATGTGCAGGCAACACTTGCCGACGGCACCTGTCGGCTGTACGAGGCGGTCACGGGGAAGCCATACCAGCCCAAAGAAGTCGGGGTAGCAGTGCGGCCGTAGGCCAAACGATGTGGAGACTGGTAGGGAGGTGCTCATGCGAGGCGTCCTTTCGCTTGTGCTGACCTTGGCAGTCCTGGCAAACACCGATGAGGCGGCAAGCCCTCCCTCAGCTGGGCAGAACGCCGAATGGCCAGTCTTGGTGGCGACATCCGGCTCGCCCCTGGCCACCGCCTACAACACCGGCAGGCGAATGGTGCGGGATAGCCGGGACCACCGCTACATTGCCTACCAGGACCTGCGTGGGAACGAACCAATCGTCTGCCTCGTTCGCAGCGCCGACGGGAGGTCCTGGTCAAGTCCGGATACCATAGCCGAAGGGCGCTTCCCGTCCTTAGCGATTGACCGGGAAGATCGCCTATTTCTTGTCTGGCAGAGCCCTGACAGCGCGGAG
It includes:
- a CDS encoding PQQ-binding-like beta-propeller repeat protein; this translates as MNARRVLLCALLLGLACARHPQGAVYVGSTDKLVFGFDENGRVLWKSSLGGFRAWKFSDSMWLAHSIDPPILVALEPKTGKELWRWSAEGLLVGVGGDSIPPDCTLVACTVETATEMVHVRLHPETGQVLASWSRPNELPWRQPRPGAMCSAEGLQKLIAVVFSSSSAFGFDENAKMVWRLPFRPEENPCHLDPRLVILRTEMGLRVVDRQTGTVLWERQYPSSIEFVSAGRDYVQATLADGTCRLYEAVTGKPYQPKEVGVAVRP